A portion of the Patescibacteria group bacterium genome contains these proteins:
- a CDS encoding G5 domain-containing protein, with product MLTIFFFFLVWLGIRGHQNSAQVLGAQISAKPIIIIDNGVESQYFVTESRLAEIYDEIGLKIYPEDRVTVLVDPQLGLGTQIRIRRATAIWVNDGGIPKIFRTWKETVGQLLDEKQIKIGQLDRLTPSLETTLTDNLKVVIVRVKQKEQTEMVSIAFETNYKNDASLYIGQNRVERSGANGKKEVLFRLTFENNQLVSKDSIKEKIITEPTTKIVLRGTRKKVTVRCAGYNLLAEDAAAKNNIDPNSLCRTMMAESNGHSDSYNPAGPYYGLFQYAYSTWQLLSPKADFAGASISNARAQIYVTAWAWAHGYRGRWP from the coding sequence GTGCTCACAATATTTTTCTTTTTCTTAGTTTGGCTTGGAATTAGGGGACATCAAAATTCCGCTCAGGTTTTGGGCGCCCAGATTAGTGCAAAGCCAATCATTATTATTGATAATGGTGTGGAAAGTCAATATTTTGTGACTGAGAGCCGGCTTGCGGAAATCTATGATGAAATCGGTTTAAAAATTTATCCAGAAGACCGCGTGACGGTTTTAGTTGATCCGCAACTCGGTTTGGGTACTCAAATTCGAATCCGGCGCGCGACGGCGATTTGGGTCAATGATGGTGGCATTCCGAAAATTTTTCGAACCTGGAAAGAAACTGTAGGGCAATTATTAGACGAAAAACAGATTAAAATTGGGCAACTTGATCGGTTAACACCGTCTTTGGAAACAACTTTGACAGATAATTTAAAAGTTGTGATCGTGAGGGTGAAACAAAAAGAACAAACCGAAATGGTTTCAATTGCTTTTGAGACAAATTATAAAAATGATGCTTCGCTTTATATTGGTCAAAATCGGGTGGAACGAAGCGGGGCAAATGGCAAAAAAGAGGTTTTATTCCGTTTAACTTTTGAAAATAATCAGTTGGTGAGTAAGGATTCAATTAAAGAAAAAATTATTACCGAGCCTACGACAAAAATTGTTTTACGCGGTACCCGTAAAAAAGTAACGGTACGGTGTGCTGGATATAATTTATTGGCTGAGGATGCCGCGGCCAAGAATAATATTGATCCGAATTCTTTATGCCGGACAATGATGGCAGAAAGTAATGGTCACTCGGATTCATATAATCCAGCTGGACCATATTATGGTTTATTTCAATATGCTTACTCTACTTGGCAATTATTAAGTCCAAAAGCTGATTTTGCTGGTGCGAGTATTAG